In Candidatus Kaistella beijingensis, a genomic segment contains:
- a CDS encoding DEAD/DEAH box helicase, protein MEKLTFADFELPEKILDVLADSNLFEPTPIQEKALKPILSGRDVMGIAQTGTGKTLAYLLPVLKMWKYNKSGNPTVLILVPTRELVVQVTEILENLTQNISARVIGIYGGKNINTQKLLFNDGCDILVGTPGRVMDLAIDNAISLKEVQKLVIDEFDEMLNLGFKAQLTHIFEMMREKRQNILFSATMTEAVDALLEQYFAGPVEISLAKSGTPLEKIEQIAYKVENFNTKINLLENLLKTDSEFSKVLIFCNNKKHADYLFTKIDELFPGEFDVIHSNKSQNYRLNAMKSFETQQVRGLITTDIMARGLDISDITHVINFEIPEVPEQYIHRIGRTGRADKDGVSVSFITKKEEPLLLDIEVLMDKELTFKDFPAEVKINPLKIASEKEEVKMKNAHTVKFEEGGGAFHDKKDKNKKENWGGPHKRKPAKKVGANRAQQKSKSKSKRKK, encoded by the coding sequence ATGGAAAAACTCACTTTTGCCGATTTCGAACTGCCTGAAAAGATCCTTGACGTACTTGCAGATTCCAATCTTTTTGAACCGACGCCGATTCAGGAAAAAGCACTGAAACCGATTCTTTCAGGTCGCGATGTGATGGGAATTGCACAAACCGGAACGGGAAAAACTTTGGCGTACCTTCTTCCTGTTTTGAAAATGTGGAAGTATAACAAATCGGGGAATCCTACGGTTTTGATTTTGGTTCCAACTCGTGAATTGGTCGTTCAGGTCACCGAGATTTTGGAGAATTTAACCCAAAATATTTCAGCAAGAGTCATCGGAATTTATGGCGGAAAAAATATTAATACCCAAAAACTTTTGTTTAATGACGGTTGCGATATTTTAGTCGGAACTCCGGGAAGAGTGATGGATTTGGCGATTGACAATGCGATTTCTTTAAAGGAAGTTCAAAAATTGGTCATCGATGAATTTGATGAAATGCTGAATCTCGGTTTCAAAGCCCAGTTAACCCACATTTTCGAAATGATGCGTGAGAAAAGACAAAACATCCTTTTTTCTGCAACGATGACCGAAGCAGTTGACGCATTATTGGAACAATATTTTGCAGGTCCTGTGGAAATTTCTTTGGCAAAATCAGGAACTCCGCTCGAAAAAATTGAACAGATTGCCTACAAAGTTGAAAACTTCAATACCAAAATAAATCTTTTAGAAAATCTATTAAAAACGGATTCAGAGTTTTCTAAAGTATTGATTTTCTGTAACAATAAAAAACACGCTGATTATCTTTTCACCAAAATAGATGAGCTTTTTCCGGGAGAGTTTGATGTGATTCACTCCAACAAATCGCAGAATTACCGTTTGAATGCGATGAAAAGTTTCGAAACCCAACAAGTTCGTGGATTGATTACCACCGATATTATGGCGAGAGGATTGGATATTTCAGATATCACGCACGTCATCAATTTTGAGATTCCTGAAGTTCCGGAACAATACATTCACCGAATCGGAAGAACCGGAAGAGCCGATAAAGACGGGGTTTCTGTTTCATTTATAACGAAAAAAGAAGAACCCCTTTTGTTGGATATCGAAGTTTTGATGGATAAAGAATTGACTTTCAAAGATTTTCCTGCGGAAGTTAAAATCAATCCTTTAAAAATAGCTTCCGAAAAAGAAGAAGTGAAGATGAAAAACGCACACACGGTAAAATTTGAAGAAGGAGGAGGCGCTTTTCACGATAAAAAAGACAAGAACAAGAAGGAAAATTGGGGCGGTCCGCACAAAAGAAAACCTGCTAAAAAAGTGGGTGCAAATAGAGCGCAACAAAAATCAAAGTCGAAATCGAAGAGAAAAAAATAG
- a CDS encoding GDSL-type esterase/lipase family protein translates to MLNISAQNKPTFWDDIQYFNQLNKDNPPKKDAILFLGSSSFTRWTNISDYFPDKTIINRGFGGSSLSDLNFYSKELLQPYSPKQIIIYCGENDFAADEELKPRQVFKRFKKFYCEIRDYYPDIQVDYISIKLSPSRQHLWTKYWATNELIKKFMHRKENAHYIDITRAMNDVNGNVRKDLFLEDMLHMKPEGYQIWAREMKPFLK, encoded by the coding sequence ATTTTAAATATTTCGGCACAAAACAAACCTACTTTTTGGGATGATATTCAATATTTTAACCAATTAAATAAAGACAATCCACCTAAAAAAGATGCAATACTTTTTTTAGGAAGTTCCTCATTTACAAGATGGACTAATATCTCAGATTATTTTCCAGATAAGACCATTATTAACAGAGGATTTGGCGGCTCAAGTTTATCCGACCTCAATTTTTATTCAAAAGAATTGTTACAACCTTATTCGCCAAAACAAATTATTATTTATTGCGGCGAAAACGATTTTGCCGCTGATGAAGAATTGAAACCAAGACAGGTTTTCAAGAGATTCAAAAAGTTTTATTGCGAAATCAGGGATTATTATCCGGATATTCAGGTTGATTATATCTCAATAAAGTTATCACCGAGTCGGCAACATCTTTGGACAAAATATTGGGCAACAAACGAATTGATTAAAAAATTTATGCACAGAAAGGAAAATGCTCATTACATCGACATTACGAGAGCAATGAACGATGTAAATGGAAATGTGCGTAAAGATCTGTTTTTGGAAGACATGTTACACATGAAACCGGAAGGTTATCAAATCTGGGCAAGAGAAATGAAACCTTTTCTGAAATAG
- the ahcY gene encoding adenosylhomocysteinase has product METTTQYVPYKVKDISLAEWGRKEIELAEAEMPGLMAIREEYGPSQPLKGARIAGCLHMTIQTAVLIETLVALGADVTWSSCNIFSTQDHAAAAIAAAGIPVYAWKGMNEEEFDWCIEQTLFFGEDRKPLNMILDDGGDLTNMVFDRYPELTKDIKGLSEETTTGVHRLYERMEKGTLVMPAINVNDSVTKSKFDNKYGCRESAVDAIRRATDVMLAGKRVIVCGFGDVGKGTAASFRGAGSIVTVTEIDPICALQAAMEGYEVKKLDNVIETADIIITTTGNYNIVRGEHFKKMKDKTIVCNIGHFDNEIDMAWLNENYGSTKSTVKPQVDIYNVDGNDIIILAEGRLVNLGCATGHPSFVMSNSFSNQTLAQIELWTNSDAYENQVYMLPKKLDEKVAMLHLKKIGVELETLSPEQAKYIGVEVEGPYKPEYYRY; this is encoded by the coding sequence ATGGAAACTACAACACAATACGTTCCTTACAAAGTAAAGGACATTTCCCTTGCAGAATGGGGAAGAAAAGAAATTGAGCTTGCCGAAGCAGAAATGCCGGGATTAATGGCAATTCGTGAAGAATATGGCCCTTCTCAACCGTTAAAAGGAGCAAGAATTGCGGGATGTCTTCACATGACGATTCAAACTGCGGTTCTTATTGAAACTTTGGTGGCTCTTGGTGCAGATGTTACTTGGTCTTCTTGTAATATTTTCTCCACGCAAGACCACGCTGCTGCTGCAATTGCTGCTGCAGGAATTCCTGTTTACGCTTGGAAAGGAATGAACGAGGAAGAATTCGATTGGTGTATCGAGCAAACTTTGTTTTTCGGTGAAGACAGAAAACCATTAAACATGATTTTGGATGATGGTGGAGATTTGACAAATATGGTTTTCGACAGATACCCTGAATTGACAAAAGACATCAAAGGGCTTTCTGAAGAAACCACAACCGGAGTTCACAGACTTTATGAAAGAATGGAAAAAGGAACTTTGGTAATGCCTGCAATCAACGTAAACGATTCTGTTACCAAATCCAAATTCGATAATAAATATGGTTGTAGAGAATCTGCGGTTGATGCGATTAGAAGAGCAACAGACGTGATGTTGGCTGGAAAAAGAGTAATCGTTTGTGGTTTTGGTGATGTTGGTAAAGGAACTGCCGCTTCTTTCAGAGGTGCAGGTTCTATCGTAACAGTTACAGAAATCGACCCAATCTGTGCGTTGCAAGCTGCAATGGAAGGTTACGAAGTGAAAAAACTCGACAACGTAATTGAAACTGCGGATATCATCATCACGACTACAGGAAATTACAACATCGTAAGAGGTGAACATTTCAAAAAAATGAAAGACAAAACCATCGTTTGCAACATCGGTCACTTCGATAATGAAATTGACATGGCTTGGTTGAACGAAAATTATGGTTCTACAAAATCAACCGTAAAACCACAAGTTGATATTTACAATGTGGATGGAAACGACATCATCATCCTTGCAGAAGGTCGTTTGGTAAACCTTGGTTGTGCAACAGGACACCCAAGTTTTGTGATGAGTAATTCATTCTCCAACCAAACTTTGGCACAAATTGAACTTTGGACAAACAGCGATGCTTACGAAAACCAAGTCTATATGTTGCCTAAAAAATTAGACGAAAAAGTAGCGATGCTTCACCTGAAAAAAATTGGTGTAGAACTGGAAACTTTATCACCAGAACAGGCTAAATACATCGGTGTAGAGGTTGAAGGACCTTATAAGCCGGAATATTACAGATACTAG
- a CDS encoding TolC family protein produces the protein MKNKFNFKYFGVAIGFLALMESCKAPMATVIASKAKEEVPQTYQNQENNSEQKNSGLIPWKQFFTDADLTNLIEIALKNNQDLMITLQEIEIAKANVLYKSGSLKPTVSAGGGIGAEKTARYTSSGAGNASTKMEGDKNIPEPLPDFRFGLSADWEFDIWHKLRTEKEAAVAHYLSTVEGKNFVLSSLIAEVADNYYELLALDNQLDIIQKYIVLQQKALEVSKIQKQATATTELAVKKFEAELAKSKAAKFDLNQQITEKENIINSLLGRFPQPIVRNKENFMKLVPQAVYTGIPNELLDNRPDIKAAELELKSAKLDVEAARKEFYPSLHIGATLGLQAFNPTYLTKIPESIASNLVGDIAGPLINKTAIQANFKTADAKQIQALYEYDKTVVNAYLDVSSLMSKIKNMEGYYKLKAEQSKALDDSNEIAVLLFKNSRADYLEVLLNQRDALDAKMELVEAKKNQLNAVVDIYKGLGGGWK, from the coding sequence ATGAAGAACAAATTTAATTTTAAATATTTTGGCGTTGCAATTGGTTTTTTGGCTTTAATGGAAAGTTGCAAAGCACCGATGGCGACCGTAATTGCAAGTAAAGCGAAGGAAGAAGTTCCGCAAACGTATCAAAATCAGGAAAACAATTCCGAACAAAAAAATAGCGGTTTAATTCCGTGGAAACAGTTTTTTACCGATGCAGATTTGACGAATTTGATAGAAATCGCTTTGAAGAATAATCAAGATTTAATGATTACGCTTCAAGAAATCGAAATCGCGAAAGCCAATGTTCTGTATAAAAGCGGCTCATTGAAACCAACCGTTTCTGCAGGTGGAGGAATTGGCGCAGAAAAAACGGCGAGATACACTTCTTCCGGAGCCGGAAATGCTTCAACAAAAATGGAAGGCGACAAAAACATTCCAGAACCGCTTCCGGATTTCAGGTTTGGTTTGTCGGCAGATTGGGAATTCGATATTTGGCATAAATTAAGAACGGAAAAAGAAGCGGCAGTTGCGCATTATCTTTCCACGGTGGAAGGAAAAAATTTCGTACTTTCTTCTCTGATAGCTGAAGTTGCGGATAATTATTATGAACTTTTGGCTTTGGATAATCAGTTGGATATTATTCAGAAATACATTGTTTTGCAGCAAAAGGCGTTGGAAGTTTCCAAAATCCAAAAACAGGCAACAGCGACGACGGAATTGGCGGTAAAGAAATTTGAAGCCGAACTCGCCAAATCAAAAGCAGCGAAATTCGACCTCAACCAACAAATTACAGAAAAGGAAAACATCATTAATTCTCTTTTGGGAAGATTTCCGCAACCAATTGTGAGAAATAAGGAAAACTTTATGAAACTCGTTCCGCAAGCCGTTTACACCGGAATTCCGAATGAACTTTTGGACAACAGACCCGACATCAAAGCCGCTGAATTGGAATTAAAATCCGCAAAATTGGATGTGGAAGCCGCAAGAAAAGAATTTTATCCGTCGCTGCATATTGGTGCGACTTTGGGTCTGCAGGCGTTTAATCCGACTTATTTAACCAAAATTCCAGAAAGTATTGCATCAAATCTTGTTGGAGATATTGCTGGTCCGTTGATTAACAAAACCGCAATTCAAGCAAATTTTAAAACGGCGGATGCGAAACAAATTCAGGCGCTGTATGAATACGACAAAACGGTTGTGAATGCTTATTTGGATGTTTCGAGTTTGATGTCGAAAATTAAAAATATGGAAGGTTACTATAAATTGAAAGCGGAACAATCCAAAGCGTTGGATGATAGTAATGAAATCGCAGTTTTGCTATTCAAAAATTCCCGCGCCGATTATTTGGAAGTTTTACTGAATCAACGCGATGCTCTGGACGCCAAAATGGAACTGGTGGAAGCGAAGAAAAACCAGTTGAACGCGGTGGTAGATATTTATAAAGGATTGGGTGGTGGTTGGAAGTAA
- a CDS encoding efflux RND transporter permease subunit, producing MFNKYIRRPVLSIVISLIIVFLGILSLLKLPITQFPSISPPKVNITAEYPGANNELLIKSVIIPLERAMNGVPGMKYMESDAGNDGEASINLVFQLGTDPNVAAINVQNRVSSAINKLPPLVVREGVKITREEPNILMYVNVYSDDKKVDNKFVYNFADINILPELQRIPGVGEADIVGNRDYAMRIWLKPDRMTAYNISADEVMEALSAQSLEASPGKTGESSGKKSSTFEYVIKYPGRYTNEKQYGEIIVKSNSDGQFIRLKDVADIEFGSSMYDIYTTLDGKTSAAITIKQSYGSNASDVITKVKALMEDIGKHNLPKGMHYKISYDVSRFLDASIEKVVHTLFEAFVLVGIVVFLFLGDWRSTIIPIIAVPVSLIGAFAVMSAFGITLNLISLFALVMAIGVVVDDAIVVIEAVHSKMEHEGLSPLRATEKAMHEISGAIVAITLVMASVFIPIAFMSGPVGVFYRQFSITMASAIILSGVVALTLTPALCALILINNHGKERKKTPINLFLDKFNNIFNLGQKKYENVLSKTVSRKMITLPLLLLFCGLIYLLGNKLPSGFIPQEDQGMIYAIIQTPPGSTLERTNNIALQLQKVAEKVEGVQSVSSLAGFEILTEGTGANSGTCMINLKDWKDRKLSAQEIIKELEEKSKDITGADIEFFQPPSIPGYGAAGGFEMRLLDKAGSGDFHMMEKVSKDFVKELKKRPEIGEAFTFYSASFPQYSLNVDNDIAQQKGVTLDNALNNLSTLIGSNYETGFIRFDRPYKVIVQAGPQYRAMPQDLLKLYVKNNKDEMVPYSDFMSLKKTYGLSEMTRYNMYNSSEVSGNPASGYSSGEAIKAIQEVADKTLPRGYGIDWAGISKDEVSRGNEAIYIFLVCLGFVYLILSAQYESFILPLPIILSLPTGIFGAFLCLQLFGLENNIYAQIAMIMLIGLLGKNAVLIVEFAVQRKNEGISVRDAALEGASLRFRPILMTSFAFIAGLLPLAMATGPGAVGNRTIGTAAAGGMLLGTIFGLFLIPGLYYIFGLIAAKSRLANYEKDNPLSEELDDHNTSLIRGDEEQI from the coding sequence ATGTTTAATAAATATATTCGCAGACCAGTTCTGTCCATCGTCATCTCGCTAATTATCGTGTTTTTGGGAATTTTATCATTATTAAAACTTCCTATTACCCAATTTCCGAGCATTTCGCCCCCAAAAGTAAATATCACCGCAGAATATCCCGGAGCAAACAACGAACTTTTAATAAAATCAGTCATTATTCCTTTGGAACGCGCCATGAACGGAGTTCCCGGAATGAAATATATGGAAAGTGACGCCGGAAACGACGGTGAAGCGTCCATCAATTTGGTTTTTCAATTGGGAACCGACCCGAATGTTGCAGCGATTAATGTACAAAACCGCGTTTCTTCGGCGATTAACAAACTTCCGCCGTTGGTTGTTCGTGAAGGTGTGAAAATTACTCGTGAAGAACCGAACATTTTGATGTATGTAAATGTGTACAGCGACGACAAAAAAGTGGACAATAAATTTGTTTACAATTTTGCCGATATCAATATTTTGCCGGAATTGCAAAGAATTCCAGGGGTTGGTGAAGCCGATATCGTAGGAAACCGCGATTATGCGATGAGGATTTGGCTGAAACCGGACAGAATGACGGCTTACAACATTTCTGCCGATGAAGTAATGGAAGCATTAAGCGCACAAAGTTTGGAAGCGTCGCCCGGAAAAACAGGCGAAAGTTCGGGGAAAAAATCTTCAACTTTTGAGTATGTCATCAAATATCCCGGAAGATACACCAACGAAAAGCAATATGGCGAAATCATCGTAAAATCAAATTCCGACGGGCAATTTATCAGATTAAAAGATGTTGCCGATATTGAATTTGGAAGCAGTATGTATGATATTTACACCACATTGGATGGGAAAACTTCGGCTGCAATTACCATCAAACAATCTTACGGTTCCAATGCGAGCGATGTAATTACCAAAGTAAAAGCATTGATGGAAGACATTGGAAAACACAACCTTCCGAAGGGAATGCACTACAAAATCAGTTACGATGTTTCCCGATTTTTGGACGCGTCGATTGAAAAAGTAGTTCACACGCTTTTTGAGGCATTTGTTTTAGTGGGAATTGTGGTATTTCTGTTTTTGGGAGATTGGCGTTCCACGATTATTCCGATTATTGCGGTTCCGGTTTCGTTGATTGGCGCATTTGCGGTGATGTCGGCGTTTGGAATTACTTTAAATTTAATTTCACTTTTTGCTTTGGTAATGGCAATTGGTGTCGTTGTAGATGATGCAATTGTCGTCATAGAAGCAGTTCACTCCAAAATGGAACATGAAGGACTTTCGCCTTTACGAGCGACGGAAAAAGCGATGCACGAAATCAGCGGTGCAATTGTAGCGATTACTTTGGTGATGGCTTCGGTTTTCATTCCGATTGCGTTTATGAGCGGTCCGGTTGGCGTTTTTTATCGTCAGTTTTCCATCACAATGGCTTCTGCGATTATCCTTTCGGGAGTTGTGGCATTGACTTTAACACCGGCTTTATGTGCTTTAATTTTAATAAATAATCACGGAAAAGAAAGAAAGAAAACGCCGATTAATCTGTTTTTAGATAAATTCAACAATATCTTTAACCTCGGACAGAAAAAATATGAAAATGTTTTAAGCAAAACCGTTTCCAGAAAGATGATTACGCTGCCTTTATTATTACTTTTTTGTGGATTGATTTATCTTCTGGGCAACAAACTTCCGTCCGGATTTATTCCTCAGGAAGACCAAGGAATGATTTACGCCATTATCCAAACTCCGCCCGGTTCAACTTTGGAAAGGACAAATAATATTGCGCTTCAACTTCAAAAAGTGGCAGAAAAAGTAGAAGGCGTTCAATCCGTTTCTTCATTGGCAGGTTTTGAAATTTTAACGGAAGGAACCGGCGCAAACTCCGGGACCTGTATGATTAATTTGAAGGATTGGAAAGACCGAAAACTTTCCGCCCAAGAAATCATTAAAGAATTAGAGGAAAAAAGCAAAGATATTACAGGAGCCGACATTGAGTTTTTCCAACCGCCGTCAATTCCCGGTTATGGAGCAGCAGGAGGTTTCGAGATGCGACTTTTGGATAAAGCCGGAAGCGGCGATTTCCATATGATGGAAAAAGTGTCTAAAGATTTCGTGAAAGAATTAAAAAAACGCCCCGAAATTGGTGAAGCCTTCACTTTCTATTCCGCAAGTTTTCCGCAATATTCCCTCAACGTTGATAATGACATTGCGCAACAAAAAGGCGTTACTTTGGACAATGCGCTCAACAATCTCTCAACTTTAATTGGTTCCAATTATGAAACTGGTTTCATTCGTTTTGACCGTCCTTACAAAGTGATTGTTCAAGCAGGTCCGCAATATCGTGCAATGCCGCAAGATTTGTTGAAATTGTATGTGAAAAACAACAAGGATGAAATGGTGCCTTATTCCGATTTTATGAGTTTGAAAAAAACCTACGGATTGTCGGAAATGACGCGCTACAATATGTACAATTCCTCGGAAGTAAGCGGAAACCCCGCATCAGGATACAGTTCGGGAGAGGCGATAAAAGCCATTCAAGAAGTTGCCGACAAAACTTTGCCGAGAGGTTATGGAATTGATTGGGCGGGAATTTCAAAAGACGAAGTTTCGCGCGGAAACGAGGCGATTTATATTTTCTTGGTCTGTCTCGGATTTGTTTACCTTATTTTATCGGCGCAATATGAAAGTTTCATTCTTCCGTTACCAATAATTTTATCGTTACCGACGGGGATTTTCGGGGCATTTCTGTGTCTGCAATTATTCGGTTTGGAAAATAATATTTACGCCCAAATCGCAATGATTATGTTGATTGGCTTGCTTGGAAAAAATGCAGTTTTAATTGTAGAATTTGCCGTTCAACGAAAAAATGAAGGAATTTCTGTTCGTGATGCTGCTTTGGAAGGTGCTTCATTGCGTTTCCGCCCAATTTTGATGACTTCGTTTGCATTTATCGCAGGTTTGCTTCCTTTGGCAATGGCGACAGGACCAGGCGCAGTTGGAAACCGAACCATTGGAACGGCTGCAGCAGGAGGAATGCTTTTGGGAACGATTTTCGGGCTGTTTTTAATTCCGGGACTTTATTATATTTTCGGATTGATTGCCGCGAAATCACGATTGGCAAATTATGAAAAAGACAATCCTTTGAGTGAAGAATTGGATGACCACAATACAAGTTTAATAAGAGGAGATGAAGAACAAATTTAA
- a CDS encoding efflux RND transporter periplasmic adaptor subunit, whose protein sequence is MFKLFSGIALCSALLLVSCSKKEEKNEEAAVYPITNPIKQDTVLTKEYVAQIKSVKNIELRAQEKGFLQKVFVDEGQYVHQGQVMFQIMPQIYQAEYLKAKAEVAQAQIELQNASTLSKNNVVSPQERAMAKAKLDGANAEMRLAQLHLSFTSVRAPFSGIINRLPLKIGSLIDEGDLLTTLSDNSGIFAYFNVAEPEYINYMTHSSENQQTSVSLMMANGEKFPENGYVQTVEGEFDNETGNIAFRAKFPNSKGILRNGETGKIQMAVPLIGAIIIPQKATYEIQDKTYVFVIDKNGLAKSREVKIGNELPDIYIISSGLTENDKILLDGVQKVKDDQKLKVKFEKPSDVFRNLKYKAN, encoded by the coding sequence ATGTTTAAATTATTTTCAGGCATTGCTTTGTGCAGCGCGTTACTGTTGGTTTCCTGCTCCAAAAAAGAGGAAAAAAATGAAGAAGCCGCTGTTTACCCCATCACCAATCCCATAAAACAAGACACCGTTCTCACCAAAGAATATGTCGCCCAAATAAAATCGGTAAAGAATATTGAACTTAGGGCGCAGGAAAAAGGTTTTCTGCAAAAAGTTTTTGTGGATGAAGGTCAATATGTGCATCAAGGACAGGTGATGTTTCAGATTATGCCGCAAATTTATCAGGCAGAGTATTTGAAAGCGAAAGCCGAAGTTGCACAAGCACAAATCGAGTTGCAAAACGCATCGACTTTATCCAAAAACAATGTCGTTTCTCCGCAGGAAAGAGCGATGGCGAAAGCAAAATTAGACGGCGCAAATGCCGAAATGAGATTGGCGCAACTCCACCTTTCTTTTACAAGTGTAAGAGCGCCGTTTTCGGGAATTATCAACAGACTACCTTTAAAAATTGGAAGTTTAATTGATGAAGGCGATTTGTTGACCACGCTTTCCGACAATTCCGGAATTTTTGCCTATTTCAATGTCGCTGAACCGGAATACATCAATTATATGACGCATTCATCTGAAAATCAACAAACTTCAGTTTCATTAATGATGGCAAATGGTGAAAAATTTCCGGAAAATGGTTATGTTCAAACGGTTGAAGGTGAATTTGACAATGAAACAGGAAACATCGCATTCCGTGCGAAATTCCCCAATTCTAAAGGTATTTTGAGAAACGGCGAAACTGGAAAAATTCAGATGGCTGTTCCTTTGATTGGTGCGATTATCATTCCACAAAAAGCAACTTACGAAATTCAGGATAAAACTTATGTTTTCGTGATTGATAAAAACGGTCTCGCAAAATCCAGAGAAGTAAAAATCGGAAACGAACTTCCAGATATTTACATCATTTCTTCAGGATTGACCGAGAATGACAAGATTTTGTTGGATGGCGTTCAGAAAGTGAAAGACGACCAAAAACTGAAAGTGAAGTTTGAAAAACCTTCCGATGTGTTCAGAAATTTGAAATATAAAGCGAATTAA
- a CDS encoding 4'-phosphopantetheinyl transferase family protein yields the protein MPLYRDFSDQNATILLWKYDENEELNEEFLLDKEDYEKIKDYHPTKLKEHLLVRKILKSVLPHHKILYKEREPLLYPKDFEISITHSFPFAALAISKNKVGIDIEPFNQKILRIKDKFLFPEEAEFIEKSREVAYLTVIWSLKESLYKIHHSNYWSLKKHYEVKPFDLDFPYGIRCRVHDEKVSDLFKARVEFFDNYCLTIVD from the coding sequence ATGCCGCTTTACCGAGATTTTTCTGACCAAAATGCCACTATTCTTTTATGGAAGTATGACGAAAATGAGGAATTGAATGAAGAATTTCTTTTGGATAAGGAAGACTACGAAAAGATTAAAGATTATCACCCAACGAAGTTAAAGGAACATCTTTTGGTAAGAAAGATCTTGAAATCAGTTTTACCCCATCACAAAATTCTTTACAAAGAAAGAGAACCTTTGCTGTATCCCAAAGATTTTGAGATTTCAATTACCCATTCCTTTCCTTTTGCGGCTTTGGCAATTTCAAAAAATAAAGTAGGAATCGATATCGAACCTTTTAACCAGAAAATTTTAAGGATTAAAGACAAATTTCTTTTTCCTGAAGAGGCCGAATTTATTGAAAAGAGTAGGGAAGTTGCTTATCTCACGGTGATTTGGTCGCTGAAAGAGAGCCTTTACAAAATTCACCACTCGAATTATTGGTCGCTAAAAAAGCATTATGAGGTAAAACCTTTCGACCTGGATTTTCCTTACGGAATTAGGTGCAGGGTTCACGACGAAAAAGTTTCCGATTTGTTTAAAGCCCGAGTTGAATTTTTTGACAACTATTGTTTGACCATTGTGGATTGA